Within Ferroacidibacillus organovorans, the genomic segment CTCATCCGGGGTGTCGAGCATCTCGATCCGACTGCCGGGTAGGGGGTTGCTCTTACTCATTTTTTTGGTCGGATCATCGAGCGACATGATCCGCGCCCCTTCCTTCATCAGGAGAATGTCGGGGATAACGAAAGTGTCGCCAAATCGATGGTTAAAGCGCATCGCTAAATCACGGGTTAATTCAATGTGTTGTTTCTGGTCGTCGCCGACCGGAACAAGCGCCGTGTCGTAGAGCAGGATATCGGCTGCCATCAGTGCGGGATAGGTAAAAAGACCAGCCAGCACGGCGTCTTTTCCGTCCGATTTTTCTTTATACTGAGTCATCCGCGAGAGCTCGCCCATGTGTACGACGCACTGCATGATCCAGCCGAGCTCTGCGTGTGCGGGGACATCACCCTGGATAAAAAGGGTGGCACGCTTTGGGTCGAGCCCGCAGGCAAGATAAAGAGCCGCGAGATCGAGGGTGCGTGCGCGAAGCACGGTCGGGTCCTGATTCTTTGGAAGCGTCAACGCGTGGAGGTTAACGACACAGTAAAAACTTTCGTGTGTGTCTTGTAGCGCGACAAAGTGATTGAGTGCGCCGAGATAGTTGCCAAGGGTTATGACACCGGATGGTTGTATGCCGGAGAATACGCGCGATTTCATTTTTAATTATCTCCTAAGTTTAAAAGGTTTTTTGCCATGAGCGAAAGCTCACTGCGAATCGGGGAGAAACTGTACGCTGAGTTTCCCACAGCGCTGAGGTCTGTGTCAATCGCTGTGCCCGCCACTCGCAATCGTCTTGTAAAAGTCGTTCAGCACACCCCTATTTTTAAAAAATA encodes:
- the trpS gene encoding tryptophan--tRNA ligase, which produces MKSRVFSGIQPSGVITLGNYLGALNHFVALQDTHESFYCVVNLHALTLPKNQDPTVLRARTLDLAALYLACGLDPKRATLFIQGDVPAHAELGWIMQCVVHMGELSRMTQYKEKSDGKDAVLAGLFTYPALMAADILLYDTALVPVGDDQKQHIELTRDLAMRFNHRFGDTFVIPDILLMKEGARIMSLDDPTKKMSKSNPLPGSRIEMLDTPDEIRKKISRAVTDSGREVRYDPSEKAAVSNLLAIFSLITNTPIAQLVDQYEGQGYGPFKRDLAEAIVTHLEPIQERFSHIRSSDEINAILAEGAARADAVATKTLARVKDALGLSLR